A region from the Acidiferrobacter sp. SPIII_3 genome encodes:
- a CDS encoding DUF6788 family protein → MMLPDAICYTSGTETEIYFIMATNRETTLEKQIEKTKKALVALGDMRPGSLSKQYNVCGKPGCSCKADPPKKHGPYYQVSYTRKGKSSSKFVKKEDLPEVRKQIKNYEHMKLLADRWIDLATELSNLRVAKEKAKITART, encoded by the coding sequence ATGATGCTACCGGACGCAATATGCTATACTTCAGGGACCGAAACAGAGATCTATTTCATCATGGCCACGAACCGCGAAACGACACTAGAGAAACAGATAGAGAAAACCAAGAAGGCGTTGGTGGCGCTGGGAGATATGCGCCCAGGCAGTCTGTCAAAACAGTACAACGTATGTGGCAAACCGGGATGCAGCTGCAAGGCAGACCCGCCTAAAAAACACGGTCCCTACTACCAGGTGAGCTACACGCGCAAGGGAAAGAGCAGCAGTAAGTTCGTCAAAAAAGAAGATTTGCCTGAAGTGCGAAAGCAGATCAAGAATTACGAGCATATGAAGCTACTGGCGGACCGCTGGATTGATTTGGCGACGGAATTATCCAATCTCAGGGTCGCCAAAGAAAAAGCTAAAATCACAGCGAGAACTTAG
- a CDS encoding transposase, with product MLWNYWLAAVRELRPACSRTRTFFWMLLTLAGLCCRADNAGVTSFVRALDFSGKAYHRFLHFFHSAGLHLETLTACWLRLCLRLFRPFEVNSRLVFLADGIKAPKEGRKMPGVKLLHQQSAGNTKPTYIMGHSMQAISLLVQCAAGQVAAVPLVSRIHEGLVFSNRDASTLLDKLVALLLTLVGVCQRQVLLIADAYYASAKIILPLLAGGHHLLTRAKGNVVAYWPAPAPVSRGKGRPKLYGHKVRLKDAAKEEHAFIEAPSPVYGENTVQVRYRVMDLIWRPVGHLVRFVIVHHPHRGTIFLLCTDLTLEPMEILQLYGFRFKIEIGFKQAVHVMGAHAYHFWMADMKPIRRGSGNQYLHRTSDGYRAETRRKLGGSCLSFLDGRHEADSTWQRQSVSAPDIGWLPRRDTT from the coding sequence ATGCTTTGGAATTATTGGCTGGCAGCCGTGCGCGAACTGCGTCCAGCGTGTTCCCGTACCCGCACATTCTTCTGGATGCTACTGACTCTGGCAGGTCTGTGCTGCCGCGCGGACAATGCCGGCGTTACCAGCTTCGTGCGAGCGCTCGATTTCTCCGGCAAGGCTTATCACCGCTTCCTGCATTTCTTCCACAGCGCAGGACTCCATCTCGAAACACTGACGGCTTGCTGGCTACGCCTATGCTTGAGGCTGTTTCGTCCATTTGAGGTGAACTCGCGCCTGGTCTTCCTCGCCGACGGGATAAAAGCACCCAAGGAGGGTCGCAAGATGCCGGGCGTGAAGCTGCTGCATCAACAATCTGCCGGTAACACTAAGCCTACCTACATCATGGGGCACTCGATGCAGGCCATTTCCCTGCTGGTGCAGTGCGCGGCCGGACAGGTGGCTGCCGTGCCGCTGGTGTCGCGGATCCATGAGGGATTGGTGTTCTCCAACCGCGATGCCAGCACGCTCCTCGATAAACTGGTGGCGCTCCTGTTGACATTGGTCGGGGTGTGCCAGCGGCAGGTGCTGCTCATCGCCGACGCCTACTACGCGAGCGCAAAAATCATCCTGCCCTTGCTGGCCGGTGGCCACCACCTCCTGACACGGGCCAAGGGCAACGTGGTGGCCTATTGGCCGGCACCCGCCCCTGTCAGTCGCGGCAAGGGAAGGCCAAAACTCTATGGTCACAAGGTGCGACTTAAGGACGCGGCCAAAGAGGAGCATGCCTTCATCGAGGCGCCCAGTCCTGTCTACGGTGAGAACACTGTGCAGGTGCGGTACCGCGTCATGGATTTGATCTGGCGCCCCGTGGGACACCTCGTCCGATTCGTGATCGTCCACCACCCTCATCGTGGCACGATATTTCTACTCTGCACCGACCTCACACTCGAACCCATGGAGATCCTGCAACTTTATGGATTCCGTTTCAAAATTGAGATCGGATTCAAACAGGCTGTCCATGTCATGGGGGCTCATGCCTATCATTTCTGGATGGCCGACATGAAGCCGATTCGACGTGGCAGCGGCAATCAGTATCTGCACCGGACATCGGATGGCTACCGCGCCGAGACACGACGTAAGCTTGGGGGCTCATGCCTATCATTTCTGGATGGCCGACATGAAGCCGATTCGACGTGGCAGCGGCAATCAGTATCTGCACCGGACATCGGATGGCTACCGCGCCGAGACACGACGTAA
- a CDS encoding type II TA system antitoxin MqsA family protein translates to MPYTYKGETTAIPAVSGEFCPACGEVILEAGESDRVMCEMKAFAKQVNAAVVDPAFIVHVRKKLALDQREAAEIFGGGVNAFSRYETGKTRPPLALVKLLRVLDRHPDLLTEVRSV, encoded by the coding sequence CTGCCTTACACCTACAAGGGTGAGACCACGGCCATCCCGGCAGTGTCGGGTGAGTTCTGTCCGGCGTGCGGAGAGGTGATTCTCGAGGCCGGCGAATCCGATCGCGTCATGTGTGAAATGAAGGCGTTTGCGAAGCAGGTTAACGCCGCTGTCGTTGATCCCGCCTTCATTGTCCATGTGCGCAAGAAGCTCGCCCTGGACCAACGCGAGGCCGCCGAGATCTTCGGGGGCGGCGTCAATGCCTTCTCGCGTTATGAGACCGGCAAGACAAGACCGCCACTGGCCCTTGTAAAGCTTCTTAGGGTACTGGATCGCCATCCCGATCTTCTCACGGAAGTGAGGAGTGTCTGA
- a CDS encoding NAD(P)H-dependent glycerol-3-phosphate dehydrogenase encodes MVGAGAWGTALAAAFSRGGYLVNLWTRQARVVASIRDRRRNPAYLSDVQLPEGLAATTDLAGALRGAEVVVMAVPSSALRVIARRIGPLLPADVPVLFASKGLEKGSGAFMTEVAEAVFAGRLVGVLTGPGFAAEVTRGEPTVLTLAMAALAGQKTVGRGAREFAETFKTRLARGGISVAITDDVVGAQVGGALKNVIAIACGMAAGRGFGENARAAIITRGFEDMRKLAVALGGRAETLLGSCGAGDVFLTCASTQSRNYRLGVALARGDEPPAGVVEGISTAEAVRMLEQDADIDLRLPPVIRALWAHEISPEQALERLLGVD; translated from the coding sequence GTGGTTGGTGCCGGGGCCTGGGGTACGGCGCTTGCAGCGGCGTTTTCGCGCGGTGGCTACCTCGTGAATCTCTGGACGCGTCAGGCGCGTGTGGTGGCCTCGATCCGTGATCGGCGCCGTAATCCGGCCTACCTGTCCGATGTTCAGCTGCCGGAAGGGCTTGCGGCCACCACGGATCTTGCAGGCGCACTGCGCGGCGCCGAAGTGGTGGTGATGGCGGTTCCGAGTAGCGCCTTGCGCGTGATTGCGCGACGCATCGGACCGCTTCTGCCGGCCGATGTCCCCGTGCTTTTTGCGAGCAAGGGGCTCGAGAAAGGCAGTGGTGCATTTATGACGGAGGTTGCGGAGGCGGTGTTCGCCGGGCGTCTCGTCGGGGTGCTGACAGGTCCCGGCTTCGCCGCCGAGGTCACGCGGGGAGAACCGACCGTGTTGACGCTTGCCATGGCGGCGCTGGCGGGCCAAAAGACCGTCGGCCGAGGGGCGCGTGAGTTTGCCGAGACCTTCAAGACGCGTCTCGCCAGGGGCGGGATCTCGGTGGCGATCACAGACGATGTCGTGGGGGCGCAGGTGGGTGGTGCCCTGAAAAATGTCATCGCCATTGCCTGTGGTATGGCGGCTGGCCGGGGGTTTGGCGAGAACGCGCGCGCAGCGATCATCACACGCGGCTTCGAGGATATGCGCAAGCTGGCAGTGGCGCTGGGCGGCCGCGCGGAGACCTTGCTTGGGAGCTGCGGAGCGGGCGACGTGTTTCTCACGTGTGCAAGCACCCAGTCGCGCAATTACCGCCTGGGTGTGGCATTGGCGCGCGGCGATGAACCGCCGGCCGGGGTGGTTGAAGGCATCAGCACCGCCGAGGCCGTGCGCATGCTTGAGCAGGATGCGGACATTGACCTGCGTCTGCCGCCGGTGATCCGCGCGCTATGGGCGCATGAGATATCCCCGGAGCAGGCGCTCGAGCGCCTGCTGGGTGTGGATTGA
- a CDS encoding HAD family hydrolase, whose protein sequence is MAEDRKRTVLATDLDGTFLGGALAARAALYRWIAERRDELIVIFVSGRGLGFMRELADRLPVRPDHVIANVGTSVAAGPDWRPLADIESWLDARWPEDAPARIAKVLARYPGLTPQPVVEGRRVSRYYSDHGEAMAAQADVEQLGFEVLLSDERYFDVLPPGVRKGPTLLRTLTALGIAHERTLVAGDTLNDLSLFETGLAGVAVGNSEAGLVRAVRARPNVHLSTKPGAAGVLEALRVFHERGSLWEHRLS, encoded by the coding sequence GTGGCCGAAGACCGTAAACGCACGGTGCTTGCCACGGATCTCGACGGCACCTTCCTGGGAGGGGCGCTGGCCGCGCGCGCCGCGCTTTATAGATGGATCGCCGAGCGCCGCGACGAACTCATAGTGATCTTCGTCAGCGGGCGTGGTTTGGGGTTCATGCGTGAACTGGCGGATCGCTTGCCGGTGCGCCCGGATCATGTGATTGCCAATGTCGGTACGAGTGTCGCCGCCGGTCCCGACTGGCGCCCGCTGGCCGACATCGAGTCGTGGCTCGACGCGCGCTGGCCCGAGGATGCGCCCGCGCGTATCGCGAAGGTGCTTGCGCGCTATCCCGGGCTTACCCCGCAGCCGGTCGTGGAAGGGCGGCGGGTCTCGCGTTACTACAGCGATCACGGCGAGGCGATGGCCGCGCAGGCGGACGTGGAGCAACTCGGGTTCGAGGTTCTGCTCTCGGATGAGCGCTATTTCGATGTTCTTCCGCCCGGAGTGCGCAAGGGCCCGACGCTTCTAAGGACACTCACCGCCCTGGGGATCGCGCATGAGCGCACGCTGGTTGCCGGAGATACACTGAACGATTTGTCGTTGTTCGAGACCGGGCTTGCCGGTGTTGCCGTCGGCAACAGCGAGGCCGGACTGGTGCGCGCCGTCCGCGCGCGGCCCAATGTGCATCTGAGTACCAAGCCCGGTGCGGCCGGAGTGCTAGAAGCGCTCAGGGTATTCCACGAAAGGGGGAGTTTATGGGAACACCGCTTGTCATAG
- the ggpS gene encoding glucosylglycerol-phosphate synthase, with amino-acid sequence MGTPLVIVYHRQPYEEKIVDGRTVLVENKSPNGIVPALKGFFGNVERATWVAWKKAPAGKKGAFQSRITVEDSYGSYEVSRLPLDGNQVRQFYHITSKEALWPVIHSLPYAFSTEHTDWATFRDVNKRFAEAACAEAAPGAVVWVHDYNLWLVPKFVRDRRPDVTLAFFHHTPFPAPDIFCILPWREEILESLLACDLVSFHVARYARNFGALVKALRPAAVMEDGPVPPEWQNVGTALTEDTAPRSVTVQGHVTHIDATPIGTHPELIRAIVESERGQARVRAIREEIKEDILIVSINRVDYTKGVHQMLETFDRLLERRPELRGRVKLILTTVAPADGMRVYRNAQQQIEQTVGRINGHYGSLTWLPIMLSTNPMPFEEVLCCYRAADICWVTPLRDGLNLVAKEFAAANEGSDGVLVLSEFAGVAIELRGAVLANPYSRNSMDRAIDEAIDMPRAERRARMERMFEQVTRLDIRHWTAHILELFSRVSPARGQGGGAFRDCKDKVSTH; translated from the coding sequence ATGGGAACACCGCTTGTCATAGTCTACCATCGCCAGCCTTACGAGGAGAAGATCGTCGACGGCCGCACGGTGCTCGTGGAGAACAAGAGCCCCAACGGCATCGTGCCGGCGCTGAAGGGGTTTTTCGGAAACGTCGAGCGCGCCACCTGGGTTGCCTGGAAAAAGGCCCCGGCTGGCAAGAAAGGGGCATTTCAGTCGCGCATTACCGTGGAGGACAGCTACGGGAGTTACGAGGTCTCGCGCCTGCCGCTCGATGGTAATCAAGTCCGCCAGTTCTACCATATCACATCGAAAGAGGCTTTGTGGCCGGTGATCCACAGCCTCCCGTACGCCTTTAGCACCGAACACACCGATTGGGCCACGTTCCGTGATGTCAACAAGCGCTTCGCGGAGGCGGCATGCGCGGAGGCGGCGCCCGGCGCGGTTGTGTGGGTGCATGATTATAACCTGTGGCTTGTTCCGAAATTCGTGCGTGATCGACGCCCGGATGTCACGTTGGCGTTCTTCCATCACACGCCCTTTCCGGCGCCCGATATCTTTTGCATTCTTCCATGGCGCGAGGAGATCCTGGAGAGCCTGCTCGCCTGTGATCTCGTGAGCTTTCACGTGGCGCGCTATGCGCGCAATTTCGGCGCGCTCGTCAAGGCCTTGCGGCCGGCGGCGGTCATGGAAGATGGCCCGGTGCCTCCCGAATGGCAGAATGTCGGCACGGCCTTGACAGAGGACACCGCGCCGCGCTCCGTGACGGTTCAGGGCCATGTCACGCATATCGATGCGACCCCCATCGGTACCCATCCCGAGCTCATACGCGCGATCGTCGAAAGCGAACGCGGGCAGGCACGGGTGCGGGCGATCCGCGAGGAGATCAAGGAGGATATCCTCATCGTTTCGATAAACCGCGTGGATTATACGAAAGGCGTGCATCAGATGCTCGAGACCTTCGATCGCCTTCTGGAGCGCCGCCCGGAGCTGCGCGGGCGCGTGAAGTTGATCCTGACGACGGTGGCGCCGGCCGACGGCATGCGTGTCTATCGCAATGCGCAGCAGCAGATTGAGCAGACCGTGGGGCGCATCAATGGCCATTACGGGTCCCTGACGTGGCTGCCTATCATGCTATCCACCAATCCGATGCCCTTTGAGGAGGTCTTGTGTTGCTATCGTGCGGCGGACATCTGCTGGGTGACGCCGTTGCGTGATGGCCTGAATCTGGTGGCCAAGGAGTTCGCGGCGGCTAATGAGGGGAGTGACGGGGTGCTCGTGCTTTCGGAATTCGCGGGTGTCGCAATCGAGCTGCGGGGTGCGGTTCTGGCGAACCCCTACAGCCGCAATTCCATGGATCGGGCCATCGATGAGGCGATCGATATGCCGCGCGCGGAACGGCGGGCGCGCATGGAGCGCATGTTTGAGCAGGTGACACGTCTCGATATCCGCCATTGGACGGCGCACATCCTGGAACTCTTTTCGCGCGTGAGTCCCGCGCGGGGCCAAGGGGGAGGAGCGTTTCGGGATTGCAAGGACAAAGTCAGCACGCATTAG
- a CDS encoding NAD(P)-dependent alcohol dehydrogenase, giving the protein MTIQSRGYATQSATAELKLFTFERRDPRPQDIVLDILFCGICHSDIHSARNEWGWTSYPFVPGHEIVGRVAAIGREVKGFQVGELAGVGCMVDSCRTCPSCEAGLEQYCDNGFTGTYGGEDKIGGTPHALTFGGYSDTITVDERFVLHIPENLDPAAAAPLLCAGITTYSPLKHWNVGAGQRVGVIGLGGLGHMGVKFAHAMGAHVTMITTSPSKGEDARKLGADEVLISTQGEAMKQARDRFDFLLNTIPVGHDADPYMALLKRDATMVIVGSVEPLKKVDGIPLIFRRRSLAGSLIGGLPETQEMLDFCGQHNIVCDIERISIKDVNEAYDRTVRGDVKYRFVIDMGTLGS; this is encoded by the coding sequence ATGACGATACAATCGAGAGGATACGCGACGCAATCGGCAACCGCGGAGCTAAAGCTGTTCACGTTCGAGCGTCGCGACCCAAGGCCCCAGGATATCGTTCTCGATATTCTGTTCTGCGGCATCTGTCACTCGGATATCCATTCGGCGCGCAATGAGTGGGGCTGGACCTCCTATCCGTTTGTTCCCGGACACGAGATCGTCGGGCGGGTCGCCGCGATCGGCCGTGAGGTCAAGGGCTTCCAGGTGGGTGAGCTGGCGGGCGTCGGTTGCATGGTAGACAGCTGCCGCACCTGCCCGTCCTGCGAGGCCGGTCTGGAGCAATACTGTGACAACGGCTTTACCGGCACCTACGGTGGCGAGGACAAGATCGGTGGAACACCGCACGCTTTGACGTTTGGCGGCTATTCCGACACGATCACCGTGGACGAACGCTTCGTCCTGCACATCCCGGAGAATCTCGATCCGGCGGCCGCCGCCCCGCTTCTGTGTGCGGGGATAACCACTTATTCCCCACTCAAGCACTGGAACGTCGGCGCCGGCCAGCGGGTCGGTGTCATCGGCCTCGGAGGGCTCGGTCACATGGGGGTGAAATTCGCGCACGCCATGGGGGCGCATGTGACAATGATCACGACCTCACCTTCCAAAGGCGAGGATGCGAGGAAGCTCGGTGCGGACGAGGTGCTGATCTCCACGCAGGGCGAGGCCATGAAACAGGCGCGGGATCGCTTTGACTTTCTGCTGAACACGATTCCCGTGGGTCATGATGCGGACCCCTATATGGCGCTATTGAAACGCGACGCGACAATGGTGATCGTAGGTTCCGTGGAACCCCTCAAGAAGGTCGACGGGATTCCCTTGATATTCCGACGGCGGTCTTTGGCGGGATCGTTGATCGGCGGCCTGCCGGAGACGCAGGAGATGCTGGATTTCTGCGGCCAGCACAACATCGTGTGCGACATCGAGCGCATCTCGATAAAGGATGTCAATGAGGCCTATGACCGCACGGTCCGGGGCGATGTCAAATACCGTTTCGTCATCGATATGGGGACTCTCGGGTCCTGA